ctaaaggaaggaaggaacacgGAGTATTTGGAAAAGGTCATGATATGTAATCGGAGAAGTTCATACGATACCATTATAAAAGTCCGCGTGCACGTCCTTCTCGTTGGCTGCTAGATCCATCAGCAAACCAGACGAACCGCCGGCCTGTAGGATGAAGGATGGAAATGTTTAAGTACGGACGGACCGGGATGTTGCAGTGCCGTTTCTTACCTCTTCCAAATCCATAAAAGGGCCCGGACCTTCGGGGAACATTTCGTCCACCACAACGTTCGGCTTCATGTTGCTGCTTTGGTCTCCCGTGCTGACGCTGTTACAGAAACTACGGAGCAAGAGCTTATCCCTTCAA
This sequence is a window from Anopheles darlingi chromosome 3, idAnoDarlMG_H_01, whole genome shotgun sequence. Protein-coding genes within it:
- the LOC125957255 gene encoding COP9 signalosome complex subunit 9; protein product: MKPNVVVDEMFPEGPGPFMDLEEAGGSSGLLMDLAANEKDVHADFYNDFEDLFDEDEDGQI